From the genome of Candidatus Hydrogenedentota bacterium, one region includes:
- a CDS encoding family 78 glycoside hydrolase catalytic domain — MPLRLATLLLTGLLGTMNAMAAIQPTNLRCEYKTNPLGLDLTAPRLGWTLASESSAQVQSGYQILVASSLKVLQADQGDLWDSGKVASDDTTFIAYAGKALTSRQMSYWKVRVWDGADTPSPWSAPALWSMGLLKPDDWTAAWIGYDAVVEAPAAEEAPVLDMGGANWIWFGEGKPGESAPLGDVYFRKAFTVAPDRLLDSAKIYITADNAARAFVNGVELQATITTFNQIYEIDMTPLVKDGENIIGVIGKNAGDAPNPAGMVARIVLDYGEGPSTFIESGADWKAVRDAAPDGWDKASFDDSAWPGAGVIGTVGTPPWPVPAFPKALELPPPPQLRKDFSAGEGIKRATLYATALGVYDAFINGERVGDFIFAPGFTDYNKRVYYQTYDVTRMLKPGAENTFAALLGDGWYAGYLGFLPQLPVDSPRDHYGKEPRFRGQLEIEYADGRKETIATDASWKASYGHIRESDMLMGETHDYAHATPGWLQPGFDDSAWDGVATGTTSTAPVQAHPGTPVTRHERIVAESVTAVEPGVHIYNLGQNLAGWAAITLDGKAGQRVRVRFGERLDAEGKLYTTNLRKARCIDTFTLSADGPITLEPHFTFHGFQYVEIAGVDEALPLENVVGVVLQSVIEPSGHFECSEPLLNQLFHNITWGQKGNYLEIPTDCPQRDERMGWTGDAQFFIPTALYNADAGAFFTKWLVDLVQDSQAEDGSFGDVAPRVALGSGAVAWGDAAMICTYQIYRYYGDTAIIARHFPNLVRGMEFLEKTSENGIRKKMGYGDWLNKGGGAKDEVICTAYFAYLAGLMREMAEVIGETEKAQHYASLENTVKNAFVKNFLAEDGKILESSQTGYALAFTMDLVPAELKEKAAAQFEAEVARFDNHLATGFIGTPRLLPGLAEAGKIDLAYQLLMNKDYPSWLFQVTQGATTMWERWDGWTPDKGFQDPGMNSFNHYAFGAVGEWLYSTVGGIAPLTPGFKTFEIAPKPGGGLTWATTHYRSIHGLIRSEWEIVGVEFKLEVEVPVNTKASVVLPEAYRGKVLLNGEPADGTLELASGIYVISGSRG, encoded by the coding sequence ATGCCACTCAGACTGGCCACCTTGCTATTGACAGGATTACTCGGAACGATGAACGCCATGGCCGCCATTCAGCCCACCAATCTTCGCTGCGAATACAAAACCAATCCCCTGGGACTCGACTTGACCGCGCCCCGACTGGGCTGGACGCTGGCGTCGGAGTCCTCCGCGCAGGTGCAGTCGGGTTATCAGATCCTGGTGGCGAGTTCGCTCAAGGTGCTTCAGGCGGATCAGGGGGACCTGTGGGATTCGGGCAAGGTGGCCTCCGATGACACCACGTTTATTGCGTACGCGGGCAAGGCCCTCACGTCGCGACAGATGAGCTATTGGAAGGTGCGGGTTTGGGATGGGGCGGACACGCCCTCGCCGTGGAGCGCGCCCGCCTTGTGGAGCATGGGGCTGCTGAAGCCGGACGACTGGACGGCGGCGTGGATCGGCTATGACGCCGTCGTGGAAGCGCCCGCTGCGGAAGAGGCCCCCGTGCTCGACATGGGTGGCGCCAACTGGATTTGGTTTGGCGAGGGAAAACCGGGCGAGTCCGCTCCGCTGGGCGATGTGTATTTCCGCAAGGCCTTCACCGTGGCGCCTGATCGCCTGCTGGACTCGGCGAAGATCTATATCACGGCGGATAATGCCGCCCGGGCCTTTGTGAATGGGGTGGAGCTTCAGGCGACCATCACGACCTTCAATCAGATCTACGAAATAGACATGACCCCGCTGGTCAAGGACGGTGAGAACATCATCGGCGTCATCGGTAAGAACGCGGGAGATGCGCCGAACCCGGCGGGCATGGTCGCGCGGATCGTGCTGGACTATGGCGAAGGGCCTTCGACCTTTATTGAAAGCGGGGCCGACTGGAAAGCCGTGCGCGACGCGGCACCCGATGGCTGGGACAAAGCGAGCTTCGACGACAGTGCGTGGCCCGGCGCGGGCGTCATCGGCACCGTGGGCACGCCGCCCTGGCCGGTGCCCGCGTTCCCCAAGGCGCTTGAACTGCCGCCGCCGCCGCAGCTCCGCAAGGACTTTTCGGCCGGAGAGGGGATCAAGCGTGCCACGCTTTACGCAACGGCCCTGGGTGTATATGACGCCTTCATCAACGGCGAACGGGTGGGTGATTTCATCTTCGCGCCCGGGTTTACGGACTACAACAAGCGCGTCTATTACCAGACTTACGATGTGACCCGGATGCTCAAGCCCGGCGCGGAGAATACCTTCGCCGCGCTGCTGGGCGATGGCTGGTATGCGGGCTACCTCGGCTTCCTGCCGCAATTGCCCGTGGACAGCCCGCGGGATCACTATGGCAAGGAACCGCGTTTCCGGGGTCAGCTCGAAATTGAGTACGCCGACGGACGCAAAGAGACGATCGCCACGGACGCTTCGTGGAAGGCGAGCTACGGCCACATTCGCGAGTCCGACATGCTCATGGGCGAGACCCACGACTATGCCCACGCGACTCCGGGATGGCTGCAGCCGGGCTTTGACGACAGCGCGTGGGATGGGGTGGCCACCGGCACGACCAGCACGGCCCCGGTGCAGGCCCACCCTGGTACACCGGTGACGCGTCACGAACGCATCGTCGCCGAATCGGTGACGGCGGTGGAGCCGGGCGTGCACATTTACAACCTGGGTCAGAACCTGGCGGGCTGGGCGGCCATTACCCTCGACGGCAAGGCCGGTCAGCGGGTCCGCGTGCGCTTTGGCGAGCGCCTGGATGCCGAGGGCAAGCTCTACACCACCAACCTGCGCAAGGCGCGCTGCATCGACACCTTCACGCTTTCGGCGGACGGCCCGATTACGCTGGAGCCCCACTTCACCTTTCACGGCTTCCAGTATGTGGAGATCGCGGGTGTGGACGAGGCCCTGCCGCTGGAGAACGTGGTCGGAGTGGTGCTTCAATCGGTCATCGAGCCTTCCGGGCATTTCGAATGTTCCGAGCCGCTGTTGAATCAGCTTTTCCACAACATCACCTGGGGCCAGAAAGGTAACTACCTCGAAATTCCCACGGACTGCCCGCAGCGCGACGAACGCATGGGATGGACGGGCGATGCCCAGTTTTTCATCCCCACCGCGCTGTACAATGCGGACGCGGGCGCCTTCTTCACGAAGTGGCTCGTGGATCTTGTGCAGGACTCCCAGGCGGAAGACGGATCCTTCGGCGATGTGGCGCCCCGCGTGGCACTGGGCAGCGGCGCCGTGGCCTGGGGCGATGCGGCCATGATCTGCACCTACCAGATTTATCGCTATTACGGCGACACGGCCATCATCGCGCGACACTTCCCCAACCTCGTGCGCGGGATGGAGTTTCTCGAGAAGACCAGCGAGAACGGCATCCGCAAGAAAATGGGGTACGGCGACTGGCTCAACAAGGGCGGCGGCGCGAAGGATGAGGTTATCTGCACGGCCTATTTCGCCTACCTCGCCGGCTTGATGCGCGAAATGGCCGAGGTCATCGGGGAGACGGAGAAGGCCCAGCACTATGCGTCGCTGGAAAATACGGTGAAGAATGCCTTCGTGAAAAACTTCCTCGCGGAGGACGGCAAGATCTTGGAGAGCAGCCAGACGGGCTATGCCCTCGCCTTCACCATGGATCTCGTGCCGGCGGAATTGAAGGAGAAGGCCGCCGCGCAGTTCGAGGCCGAAGTCGCGCGCTTCGACAACCACCTTGCCACCGGGTTCATCGGCACGCCGCGCCTCCTGCCTGGTCTGGCGGAAGCCGGGAAGATCGATCTGGCCTATCAGCTTCTCATGAACAAGGATTACCCCTCCTGGCTCTTCCAGGTAACCCAGGGCGCCACGACGATGTGGGAACGCTGGGACGGTTGGACCCCGGACAAAGGCTTCCAGGATCCGGGGATGAACTCCTTCAACCACTACGCCTTCGGCGCCGTGGGTGAATGGCTCTACAGCACGGTGGGCGGCATCGCGCCGCTGACGCCTGGCTTCAAGACCTTCGAAATCGCCCCGAAGCCCGGCGGCGGACTGACCTGGGCCACGACGCACTATCGCTCAATTCATGGGTTGATTCGCTCGGAGTGGGAGATTGTCGGCGTCGAGTTCAAACTCGAGGTGGAGGTGCCCGTGAATACGAAAGCGAG